A stretch of Candidatus Eremiobacteraceae bacterium DNA encodes these proteins:
- a CDS encoding APC family permease: MPLERAAGPEHSPGLRRDCLSFAEVVAQSVANIAPSATPALIVPGVFAASGNGSWEAYAFATVALLLVTYHINQFARRSASPGALYTFVGQGMGPSWAVVTGWSLVVAYLLTGCAVLCGAANYAGVLGQALFGISLTLPLTLAAFLIVAFVSWYLAYRDVELSTKLMLVLEGLSVGVVVLLALAFYVRTGKVVDAHQFSLSGVTGGGFVQGLVLAFFSFVGFESATALGHEAKDPLRSIPRSVLVTVLAVGAFFTWMAYTLVSGFEGYATSLASSNQPMSELANIAGLPVLGLLFAAGVMIGQFACALACINAGARVIYAMSKHGLIHQSAAATHETHATPHVAVTVSAAIVFLAPLIMILDHVALLNAFLFLGFIATFGFLFAYILVSIASPMFLRRRGESNSTAVIMSVLSVAMLAVATVGSVVLNPAPPYNYLPYVFLALIAIGGLRFVYVRLKQPGLVADIAADLVGDAAG, translated from the coding sequence ATGCCGCTTGAGCGCGCAGCCGGCCCCGAGCACTCCCCAGGTCTAAGACGCGACTGCCTGTCGTTCGCCGAAGTCGTCGCGCAGAGCGTCGCGAACATCGCGCCGTCGGCGACGCCGGCGCTCATCGTCCCCGGCGTTTTCGCGGCATCGGGCAACGGCTCGTGGGAGGCCTACGCGTTCGCGACCGTCGCGCTGCTCCTCGTCACGTACCACATCAATCAGTTCGCGCGCCGCTCGGCGTCGCCGGGCGCGCTCTACACGTTCGTCGGCCAGGGCATGGGCCCGTCGTGGGCGGTCGTCACTGGTTGGTCGCTCGTCGTCGCCTATCTCCTCACCGGCTGCGCCGTGCTTTGCGGTGCGGCGAACTACGCAGGCGTCCTCGGGCAGGCGCTCTTCGGCATCTCCTTGACGTTGCCGCTGACGCTCGCCGCGTTCTTGATCGTCGCGTTCGTGTCGTGGTACCTCGCGTACCGAGACGTCGAGCTGTCGACGAAATTGATGCTCGTACTTGAAGGTCTTTCCGTCGGCGTCGTCGTTCTGCTCGCGCTCGCGTTCTATGTGCGGACCGGCAAGGTCGTCGACGCGCATCAGTTCTCGCTCTCAGGCGTCACCGGAGGCGGGTTCGTCCAGGGACTCGTGCTCGCGTTCTTCTCGTTCGTCGGTTTCGAAAGCGCGACCGCGCTCGGCCACGAGGCGAAGGATCCATTGCGCTCGATACCGCGATCGGTGCTCGTCACCGTCCTCGCCGTCGGCGCCTTCTTCACGTGGATGGCGTACACGCTCGTCAGCGGATTCGAGGGCTACGCGACGTCGCTCGCCTCGTCGAATCAGCCGATGAGCGAGCTCGCGAATATCGCCGGACTGCCGGTGCTCGGCTTGCTTTTCGCCGCGGGCGTGATGATCGGCCAGTTCGCGTGCGCGCTCGCGTGCATCAACGCCGGCGCGCGGGTCATCTACGCGATGTCAAAGCATGGGCTCATCCACCAGTCGGCCGCGGCCACGCACGAGACGCATGCGACGCCGCACGTCGCGGTGACGGTCTCGGCCGCGATCGTGTTCCTGGCGCCGCTCATCATGATCCTCGATCACGTCGCGCTGCTCAACGCGTTCCTCTTCCTCGGCTTCATCGCGACGTTCGGGTTCCTATTCGCATACATCTTGGTCTCCATCGCTTCGCCGATGTTCTTGCGCCGCCGCGGCGAGTCGAACTCGACCGCGGTCATCATGTCGGTGTTGTCGGTCGCGATGCTCGCCGTCGCAACGGTGGGCAGCGTCGTGCTCAACCCGGCGCCGCCGTATAACTATTTGCCGTACGTCTTCCTCGCGCTTATCGCGATCGGCGGGCTGCGCTTCGTCTACGTCCGGTTGAAGCAGCCGGGGCTCGTCGCCGACATCGCGGCGGATCTCGTCGGCGACGCCGCGGGATGA
- a CDS encoding CoA-acylating methylmalonate-semialdehyde dehydrogenase, translated as MIPHLVGGSWERSNAATLPVYDPATGIVIDEVPLLGASEVDAAVRAAAAAFATWSRTPVMERVRLMFRFRDLLESNAEELAAIVTRHHGKTLDEARGEVRRGTEVVEFACGAPTLLQGRTLRDVAAGVDQDLIRFPVGVVAGIPPFNFPVMIPLWMFPLAIVAGNTFVLKPSERTPLGAVRLAELFLEAGFPPGVLNVIHGARDAVDAILDHPLINAVSFVGSESVARHVYQRAAASGKRVSAAGGAKNHIVVMPDADLAQAMPAVLNSAFGNAGERCLAGSVAVAVGDMHGPLVEALAGAARSMVVGPGDRPGVQLGPLIRDEHRRRVVDFIERGEREGARIVADGRALLGEPGFFLGPTLLDGVSADMTVGRQEIFGPVLSVSHVSSLDEAIAQANSMSLGNMAAIFTSSGASARAFRERVEAGMIGVNVGVAQPFGFYPFSGWKHSFFGDLHPHGTDAIEFYTRKKMVVSRWS; from the coding sequence ATGATCCCGCACCTCGTCGGCGGGTCGTGGGAACGCTCGAACGCCGCGACCTTGCCGGTGTACGATCCCGCGACAGGCATCGTCATCGACGAAGTGCCGCTGCTCGGCGCGTCCGAGGTCGATGCCGCAGTGCGCGCCGCTGCCGCTGCGTTCGCCACCTGGTCGCGGACGCCGGTCATGGAACGCGTCCGCCTCATGTTCCGCTTCCGCGATCTGCTCGAAAGTAACGCGGAAGAGTTGGCGGCGATCGTCACGAGACACCACGGCAAGACGCTCGATGAAGCGCGCGGCGAGGTGCGTCGCGGCACCGAGGTCGTCGAGTTCGCATGCGGAGCGCCGACGCTGCTGCAAGGTCGAACGCTGCGCGACGTTGCCGCGGGAGTCGACCAAGATCTTATCCGTTTCCCGGTCGGCGTCGTCGCTGGGATCCCGCCGTTCAATTTCCCGGTCATGATACCGCTGTGGATGTTCCCGCTCGCGATCGTCGCGGGGAACACGTTCGTGCTCAAGCCTTCGGAGCGGACGCCTCTTGGCGCGGTCAGGCTCGCCGAACTGTTCTTAGAAGCCGGATTCCCGCCAGGCGTGCTCAACGTGATCCACGGCGCGAGGGATGCGGTCGACGCGATCCTCGATCATCCGCTCATCAACGCGGTGTCGTTCGTCGGCTCTGAAAGCGTCGCGCGCCACGTCTATCAGCGCGCGGCCGCGAGCGGCAAACGCGTCTCGGCGGCCGGCGGCGCGAAGAACCACATCGTCGTCATGCCCGACGCAGACCTAGCGCAGGCCATGCCCGCGGTTCTCAACTCGGCGTTTGGAAACGCGGGCGAGCGCTGTCTAGCGGGCAGCGTCGCTGTCGCGGTCGGTGATATGCACGGCCCGCTTGTCGAAGCGCTCGCGGGCGCAGCGCGATCGATGGTCGTCGGACCCGGCGACCGGCCCGGCGTTCAGCTCGGACCGCTCATCCGCGACGAGCACCGGCGCCGCGTCGTCGACTTCATCGAGCGAGGCGAGCGCGAAGGGGCGCGCATCGTCGCAGACGGTCGCGCGCTGCTCGGCGAGCCGGGTTTTTTCCTCGGGCCGACGCTCCTCGACGGCGTTTCCGCGGACATGACGGTCGGCCGCCAAGAGATCTTCGGGCCCGTCCTTTCCGTCTCGCACGTGTCATCGCTCGACGAAGCGATCGCGCAGGCGAACTCGATGAGCCTCGGCAACATGGCGGCGATCTTCACGTCGAGCGGCGCGTCGGCTCGTGCATTCCGCGAACGCGTCGAGGCGGGGATGATCGGCGTCAATGTCGGCGTCGCCCAACCGTTCGGCTTCTATCCATTCTCGGGCTGGAAGCACTCGTTCTTCGGCGACCTGCACCCGCATGGAACGGACGCAATCGAGTTCTATACAAGGAAGAAGATGGTCGTCTCGAGGTGGTCGTGA
- a CDS encoding GNAT family N-acetyltransferase, producing the protein MPDPDRTPRIETERLILRAFEPSDAPSVMFYADPEVMRYIPRGAWKSDDVESGFLRMVEHRRAQWQSAGFGMWAVVLKQTGAVIGHCGLQRLETGDEIEVFYLLDKPYWNQGFATEAARATVRFAEQRDLKNIVAVAMPDNGASQRVMAKAGMTHIGRASHYGFELVKYAMTSTLATKAESTPGGGKPSA; encoded by the coding sequence ATGCCTGATCCGGATCGCACGCCGCGGATCGAGACCGAGCGTTTGATCTTGCGGGCGTTCGAGCCGAGCGACGCGCCGAGTGTCATGTTCTACGCCGATCCGGAAGTCATGCGCTACATCCCACGTGGTGCATGGAAGAGCGACGACGTCGAATCGGGCTTCTTGCGTATGGTTGAACACCGCCGGGCACAATGGCAAAGCGCCGGCTTCGGTATGTGGGCAGTCGTGCTCAAACAGACGGGCGCCGTCATCGGCCATTGCGGATTACAACGCCTCGAGACGGGCGACGAGATCGAAGTGTTCTACTTGCTCGATAAGCCGTACTGGAATCAGGGCTTCGCGACCGAAGCGGCTCGAGCGACCGTGCGTTTCGCTGAGCAGCGCGATCTGAAGAACATCGTCGCGGTCGCGATGCCGGATAACGGCGCGTCGCAGCGGGTGATGGCGAAGGCGGGGATGACCCACATCGGGCGAGCGTCTCACTACGGATTCGAGCTCGTGAAATACGCGATGACTTCGACGCTTGCGACGAAGGCGGAGTCCACGCCGGGCGGCGGGAAACCGAGCGCATGA
- a CDS encoding diguanylate cyclase, with the protein MEHSTRYAALRAAAAGAYGFDACVVPVSSDERSIFDAAVSLLGDRRLAIVADDSARATFDAPRGVTMLPRRAFDSGAFALDWFSKTRSIESRPPSEEPETVAMPRVAVESLDDRLQATRRLKRVADLSRDVVATAGLGATPRLDLLAVLDDEITWAKTSETVFGMCLVHLPGLSAARPGEPAGSGELRIGEAAKVIRGSVRSSDVISGRGDDFVVVLADADTDGAQMGAARIASGIEQSRLRPAAKGKARARGFAAWGVGFAAFPKDGTTRESLLARATSTLKAL; encoded by the coding sequence GTGGAGCATTCGACGCGCTATGCGGCCCTCCGTGCGGCTGCCGCCGGCGCATACGGATTCGATGCCTGCGTCGTCCCGGTCTCTTCGGACGAGCGTTCGATCTTCGATGCCGCGGTCTCACTTCTCGGCGACCGCCGTCTCGCGATCGTCGCGGACGATTCGGCCCGCGCTACATTCGATGCGCCTCGAGGCGTGACGATGCTTCCACGCCGCGCGTTCGACTCGGGGGCATTCGCCCTTGATTGGTTTTCGAAAACGCGGTCGATCGAAAGCAGACCTCCAAGCGAGGAACCGGAGACGGTCGCGATGCCGCGAGTAGCGGTCGAATCGCTCGACGACCGCCTTCAGGCGACACGGCGTCTCAAGCGCGTCGCCGACCTGAGCCGCGATGTCGTCGCAACCGCCGGTCTAGGCGCGACGCCGCGCCTCGACTTGCTCGCCGTCCTCGACGACGAGATCACGTGGGCGAAGACGAGCGAGACGGTGTTCGGCATGTGTCTCGTGCACTTGCCCGGGCTTTCGGCTGCGCGTCCGGGCGAGCCGGCGGGCAGCGGCGAGCTGCGGATAGGAGAAGCGGCGAAGGTCATCCGCGGCTCTGTTCGATCGTCCGACGTCATCTCAGGGCGCGGCGATGATTTCGTCGTCGTCCTCGCCGACGCCGACACGGATGGAGCACAAATGGGGGCCGCGAGAATCGCGTCTGGCATCGAACAGTCGCGGTTGCGGCCCGCCGCAAAGGGGAAGGCGCGCGCACGCGGCTTCGCCGCTTGGGGCGTCGGCTTTGCAGCCTTTCCCAAAGACGGCACCACCCGCGAGTCGTTGCTCGCCCGCGCTACGTCGACGCTGAAAGCTCTCTAG
- a CDS encoding tetratricopeptide repeat protein, producing MAVAVLASLLTFAALPAVASAKAPAPAVPSASPPARDFAADIATAKQLQRQGRARDALAMLAADHKLDPANRDVTVAYAQISSYAGDQGLAIALLDQLLQASPDDADARIVLAQAYAFNHDYASAESQYQVVLKAAPADSDAQVGLGETYTFEGRYDEAKAIFATVLSHDPKNTDALVGRADAESFSGDYHAARADYEAVIAAQPDDTDALVGLATVDYWLNDLPQAVALDNRALALDPGDSDAVDLHRQLSILTSPQLVSTLTTSHSSDGSTFDFRLAERFFTTPTTAFGIIEELYRISDSQSFVQTKRFGIEATVQPTSRLGATLSLLGSQYGGVPSVTDSVFSLFGSNDGVSYGAGYSVGGVDGSVAADGGQTNVNGFWSPLVRISTVFGNVGYTHRANTLNVTAQSGSYNDGNRYHELTFDVSRSLHIGSTTTMTPDLALRNASFSETYTNPPQGAAPGYYNYYSQRDITLSVTANRQLSDRFAIGAVGTLGERHTIVPVYFNGPKFPPVFLTPGTLPFERFEPFFDYEGDRFSVAGAYYDDHYTGGPWVLPYDASTIDLTFSIRMP from the coding sequence ATGGCCGTCGCCGTACTCGCCTCGCTCCTCACGTTCGCAGCGCTACCCGCGGTCGCATCTGCGAAAGCTCCCGCACCTGCAGTCCCGAGCGCGTCGCCGCCCGCACGCGACTTCGCGGCGGACATCGCGACTGCGAAGCAGCTCCAACGACAAGGACGGGCGCGAGACGCGCTCGCGATGCTCGCGGCCGACCACAAGCTCGATCCGGCGAATCGCGACGTCACCGTCGCGTACGCGCAGATCTCTTCGTACGCCGGCGATCAAGGGCTCGCGATCGCGCTCCTCGACCAGCTGCTCCAGGCCTCGCCGGACGACGCGGACGCGCGCATCGTACTCGCTCAGGCGTACGCGTTCAACCACGATTACGCGTCAGCGGAAAGCCAATATCAGGTGGTCCTCAAGGCCGCGCCGGCCGACTCCGACGCGCAGGTCGGCCTAGGAGAGACGTACACTTTTGAGGGTCGATACGACGAAGCGAAAGCGATCTTCGCGACCGTCCTCTCGCACGATCCGAAGAATACGGATGCGCTCGTCGGCCGCGCGGACGCAGAATCGTTTTCCGGCGACTACCACGCGGCGCGCGCGGACTACGAAGCGGTGATCGCCGCGCAGCCCGACGACACCGATGCGCTCGTCGGTCTTGCCACCGTCGATTACTGGTTGAACGACTTGCCGCAAGCCGTCGCGCTCGACAACCGCGCGCTCGCGCTGGACCCAGGCGACTCGGACGCCGTCGATCTCCATCGCCAGCTGTCGATCCTCACCTCGCCCCAGCTCGTCTCGACGCTGACGACATCGCACTCGTCGGACGGATCGACGTTCGATTTCCGTCTCGCCGAGCGATTCTTCACGACGCCGACGACGGCGTTCGGGATCATCGAAGAGCTTTATCGGATCAGCGACTCGCAGTCGTTCGTCCAGACAAAGCGGTTCGGGATCGAGGCGACCGTGCAGCCGACGAGCCGCCTCGGCGCCACGCTGTCGCTGCTCGGGTCGCAGTACGGCGGCGTTCCGTCGGTGACGGACAGCGTCTTCAGCCTCTTCGGCAGCAATGACGGCGTGTCGTACGGGGCCGGATACTCGGTGGGAGGCGTCGACGGGAGCGTCGCCGCCGATGGCGGCCAAACGAACGTCAACGGTTTTTGGTCGCCGCTGGTGCGGATATCGACGGTTTTCGGCAACGTCGGGTACACGCATCGCGCGAATACGCTGAACGTCACCGCGCAGAGCGGCAGCTACAACGACGGCAACCGCTACCACGAGTTGACGTTCGACGTATCGCGCTCGCTGCACATCGGCAGTACGACGACCATGACCCCTGATCTCGCTCTGCGCAACGCGAGTTTCAGCGAGACATACACGAATCCGCCGCAAGGCGCCGCGCCGGGCTACTATAACTACTACAGCCAGCGCGATATCACGCTCTCGGTCACGGCAAATCGACAGTTGAGCGATCGATTCGCCATCGGTGCCGTCGGCACGCTCGGGGAACGGCATACGATAGTGCCGGTGTATTTCAACGGGCCGAAATTTCCGCCGGTTTTCCTGACCCCCGGTACGTTGCCGTTCGAGCGCTTCGAGCCGTTCTTCGACTACGAGGGCGACCGCTTCTCGGTCGCCGGCGCATACTATGACGATCACTACACAGGCGGCCCGTGGGTCCTGCCGTACGACGCGAGCACCATCGACCTGACGTTTTCGATAAGGATGCCGTGA
- a CDS encoding DUF5693 family protein, with product MHLLTMRRLAFALIIVGAIASLLVALDRYRFEQASRSVEITIDQLDLDDFAKAYGYDEDDLLRKMRAAGLTSVAVYSEEGQRVNYGTHAFVQTGQQVIDGDRVTGLADKGLQELVAAHKIDPKYIYIVVYDKATLARYIDALQTQLEPRDIKVVRAQLPAILEVKTQIDFFNGVDLGMPADVTKRIREMGLLVDPRMQNNERLGPDGIAKVLDDAVGGGRVGTIIFYGTGNEVLGYPYQLEATAQAFRDHPGIDFGDVEAYTADQIQKGTQTLGKDIPGQTVRVMAIPKLQLDKLDVDTVIGEYLLGVRERNIRVVYYRPYPHPVQKKLPDGTMETESVEQTNIDLISKLADQLRANGFDIGRASSFTDFKSWKLDLLYFLAGLGVAGAFLLLLDHYGWSRKWMPWVFGGVTIAAFAAGYATGHDEAVRKLWALGGALTFGVLAGSELAMLFKSQPSGSWIADARTGLVCLGRSAGVALLGGLFITGLLSQVAFMLEVDLFFGVKALLVVPPLIVLGLYVFTDKFVAPSKIRDVADAPVRAWMLAAFVVLAAAAAFLVMRSGNQPDVGVSGFELNVRGALTQLMGARPRFKEFLIGYPSIFLLAALTPAHKRFAGWLLVLCAAVGLADVLDTFSHIHTSLSVGLLRTINGAVLGALIGIVVQWIYQRFVRPRAGTTA from the coding sequence ATGCATCTGTTGACCATGCGGCGGTTGGCCTTTGCGCTCATCATCGTAGGCGCGATCGCGTCGCTGCTCGTCGCGCTCGATCGCTATCGCTTCGAGCAGGCGAGCCGATCGGTCGAGATCACCATCGACCAGCTCGACCTCGACGATTTCGCGAAAGCGTACGGCTACGACGAGGACGATCTGCTGCGGAAGATGCGCGCGGCTGGTCTCACGTCGGTCGCGGTCTACTCCGAAGAAGGCCAGCGCGTCAACTACGGGACCCACGCGTTCGTCCAGACCGGCCAGCAGGTGATCGACGGCGATCGCGTGACGGGCCTTGCCGACAAAGGGCTTCAAGAGCTCGTCGCGGCCCACAAGATCGATCCGAAGTACATCTATATCGTCGTCTACGACAAGGCGACGCTCGCGCGCTACATCGATGCGCTGCAGACCCAGCTCGAGCCGCGCGACATCAAAGTCGTCCGCGCGCAGCTCCCGGCCATCCTCGAGGTGAAGACGCAGATCGACTTCTTCAACGGCGTCGACCTCGGCATGCCGGCGGACGTCACGAAGCGCATCCGCGAGATGGGGCTGCTCGTCGATCCGCGCATGCAGAACAACGAACGTCTCGGACCCGATGGTATCGCGAAAGTCCTCGACGACGCCGTCGGTGGCGGACGCGTCGGCACCATCATCTTCTACGGCACCGGCAACGAAGTTCTCGGCTATCCATATCAGCTTGAAGCGACCGCGCAAGCGTTCCGCGATCATCCTGGCATCGACTTCGGCGACGTCGAAGCGTACACGGCCGATCAGATCCAAAAAGGCACGCAAACGCTCGGTAAGGACATACCCGGCCAGACCGTCCGCGTCATGGCGATCCCGAAGTTGCAACTCGACAAACTCGATGTCGACACGGTCATCGGCGAGTACTTGCTCGGCGTCCGCGAGCGCAACATCCGCGTCGTCTATTACCGGCCGTATCCGCATCCGGTGCAGAAGAAGCTGCCCGACGGAACGATGGAGACCGAGTCCGTCGAGCAGACGAACATCGATCTCATCTCGAAACTGGCGGATCAGCTCCGGGCGAACGGTTTTGACATCGGCCGAGCGAGCAGCTTCACCGACTTCAAGAGCTGGAAGCTCGACCTGTTGTACTTCCTCGCCGGGCTCGGCGTCGCCGGCGCGTTCCTTCTGCTGCTCGATCACTACGGCTGGTCGCGCAAGTGGATGCCGTGGGTGTTCGGAGGCGTCACGATCGCGGCGTTCGCGGCGGGCTACGCGACCGGACATGACGAGGCCGTCCGTAAGTTGTGGGCGCTCGGCGGAGCGCTGACCTTCGGCGTCCTCGCCGGCAGCGAACTCGCGATGCTCTTCAAATCGCAGCCGTCCGGGTCGTGGATCGCCGACGCGCGGACCGGACTCGTCTGCCTCGGCAGAAGCGCGGGCGTCGCTCTGCTCGGCGGCCTCTTCATCACCGGCCTGTTGTCGCAGGTCGCGTTCATGCTCGAGGTCGACCTGTTCTTCGGCGTCAAGGCGCTGCTGGTCGTGCCGCCGCTCATCGTGCTCGGGCTCTACGTGTTCACCGACAAGTTCGTGGCGCCGAGCAAGATCCGCGACGTCGCGGACGCGCCGGTACGCGCGTGGATGCTCGCCGCGTTCGTCGTGCTCGCGGCAGCGGCGGCGTTCCTCGTCATGCGCTCGGGAAACCAACCGGACGTCGGCGTGTCTGGCTTCGAGCTTAACGTGCGCGGTGCGCTGACGCAGCTGATGGGTGCGCGACCGCGCTTCAAAGAGTTCCTCATCGGCTATCCGTCGATATTCTTGCTCGCCGCACTGACGCCGGCGCACAAACGTTTCGCAGGCTGGCTGCTCGTGCTATGCGCGGCCGTCGGCCTCGCCGACGTGCTCGATACGTTCTCTCACATCCACACGTCCTTGAGCGTCGGACTCCTCCGCACGATCAACGGCGCCGTCCTCGGCGCGCTTATCGGCATCGTCGTCCAATGGATCTACCAGCGTTTCGTGCGTCCGCGCGCCGGCACGACGGCGTGA
- the csaB gene encoding polysaccharide pyruvyl transferase CsaB has product MSEAPVAAKARILISGYYGFGNFGDETILRIIVDEMRARRPSDSITVLSANPAQTASTFGVAAMPRMNAGAVSEAIRSCDVVVSGGGGLLQNATSLRSLLYYAGIIREAKRAGRKCAIFAQGIGPLDFFGKQVVKGTCGDVGLAIVRDEKSAALLQPLVPRVPVEVGADPVFLAPADAPPAAREALANEGITDASGEIVTVVVRKTKMLPRIALALAAGIDRIVERQGAHAVFVPLQRPDDVEASIDIIRRCKSAPTLLGGLHDLPAMTALLRRSAAVISMRLHALVLAARLGVPMLAIPYDPKVSALLDELKYPLPAFERGSSGPALFDRLWDERASLAASLGAGVQPLARRASYAFDRLAEFAGGSTA; this is encoded by the coding sequence GTGAGCGAGGCGCCCGTCGCGGCGAAAGCGCGGATCCTCATCTCCGGCTACTACGGTTTCGGCAATTTCGGCGACGAGACGATACTGCGCATCATCGTCGACGAGATGCGCGCTCGCCGTCCGAGCGATTCGATCACCGTGCTGTCGGCGAACCCGGCGCAAACAGCGTCGACGTTCGGCGTCGCGGCGATGCCGCGGATGAACGCGGGTGCCGTGAGCGAGGCGATCCGCAGCTGCGATGTCGTCGTGAGCGGCGGCGGCGGCCTGCTCCAAAACGCGACGAGCCTGCGCAGCCTGCTCTATTACGCCGGCATCATCCGCGAGGCGAAGCGCGCCGGGCGCAAGTGCGCGATCTTTGCCCAGGGGATCGGTCCGCTCGACTTCTTCGGCAAGCAGGTCGTCAAAGGTACGTGCGGTGACGTCGGTCTCGCGATCGTCCGCGATGAGAAGAGTGCTGCGCTCTTGCAGCCGCTCGTGCCCCGCGTGCCCGTCGAGGTCGGCGCGGATCCGGTGTTCCTCGCTCCGGCGGACGCGCCGCCTGCTGCACGAGAGGCCCTCGCGAACGAGGGGATCACCGATGCGAGCGGCGAGATCGTCACCGTCGTCGTGCGGAAGACGAAGATGCTGCCGCGGATCGCGCTCGCCCTCGCGGCCGGCATCGATCGCATCGTCGAGCGGCAAGGAGCCCACGCCGTTTTCGTTCCGCTTCAGCGGCCTGACGATGTCGAGGCGTCGATCGACATCATCCGACGCTGCAAATCTGCGCCGACCCTGCTCGGCGGTCTGCACGATCTGCCGGCCATGACGGCGCTCCTCCGACGCAGCGCCGCGGTCATCTCGATGCGGCTCCATGCGCTCGTCCTCGCCGCGCGCCTCGGCGTGCCGATGCTCGCGATCCCGTACGATCCGAAGGTGAGCGCACTGCTCGACGAGCTGAAGTATCCGCTTCCGGCGTTCGAACGAGGTTCGAGCGGCCCGGCGCTTTTCGACCGATTGTGGGATGAGCGCGCATCGCTCGCGGCGTCGCTTGGCGCGGGCGTGCAGCCGCTCGCGCGACGTGCGTCGTACGCGTTCGACAGGCTTGCGGAGTTCGCCGGAGGCTCGACAGCCTAG
- a CDS encoding site-2 protease family protein, with the protein MFVRGTLRLGRIAGIEIAVHPSWLLIYALFAWSAITVAPSLDPHLSKTGVIVLGLVYALALFFSVVLHELSHAIVARRLDIPVGNITLFLFGGVASILREPGTPDAEVKMAAAGPGASVVISIVCSGIGAALPYGWWKDLFLALAWSNAALAVFNLLPAFPSDGGRILRAIIWHFRHSQARATQIAGVVSLVVAALLIAGGIFFTIDGEKVFETGPTIIVRGWWWILIGLFLGQAALASMRGARVSLILESMPVSECMARTLIPVPTTTTIAGFIAQMAVAGRSAGYPVVDDGAFVGLVTLQDTAAVPHVLWPQTPITAVMTPSSRTPAISAQMPAFEALETLDSRHLGELPVFENGTLTGVVSKETIFAALHARGKALS; encoded by the coding sequence ATGTTCGTGCGCGGAACGCTTCGCCTCGGCCGCATCGCTGGGATAGAGATCGCGGTCCATCCTAGCTGGTTGCTCATCTACGCGCTGTTCGCATGGTCGGCGATCACTGTCGCGCCTTCCCTCGACCCGCATCTATCGAAGACCGGTGTCATCGTGCTCGGCCTTGTCTACGCGCTCGCGCTGTTCTTCAGCGTCGTCCTGCACGAATTGTCGCACGCGATCGTCGCACGGCGTCTGGATATCCCCGTCGGCAACATCACCCTCTTCCTTTTCGGCGGCGTCGCGAGTATCTTGCGGGAGCCCGGAACCCCTGACGCCGAGGTGAAGATGGCTGCCGCTGGGCCGGGCGCAAGCGTCGTGATCTCGATCGTCTGCTCGGGCATCGGCGCCGCTCTACCCTACGGGTGGTGGAAGGATCTTTTCCTCGCGCTTGCGTGGTCTAATGCGGCGCTCGCAGTCTTCAATCTCTTGCCGGCGTTCCCGAGCGACGGCGGTCGGATCTTGCGAGCGATCATCTGGCACTTTCGTCACAGCCAGGCGCGAGCGACGCAAATCGCCGGCGTTGTGAGTCTCGTCGTCGCGGCACTTCTGATAGCCGGCGGCATCTTTTTCACGATCGACGGTGAAAAGGTGTTCGAGACTGGCCCGACGATCATCGTGAGAGGCTGGTGGTGGATCCTCATCGGCTTGTTCTTGGGCCAGGCGGCGCTCGCGAGCATGCGCGGCGCGCGCGTGAGCCTCATCCTCGAGTCGATGCCGGTCAGCGAGTGCATGGCTCGCACGCTCATACCGGTGCCGACGACGACGACGATCGCGGGATTCATCGCGCAGATGGCGGTCGCCGGGCGCTCGGCCGGGTATCCGGTCGTCGATGACGGCGCTTTCGTCGGGCTCGTGACGCTTCAGGACACCGCCGCGGTGCCGCACGTGCTTTGGCCGCAGACGCCGATCACCGCCGTGATGACGCCGTCGTCGCGAACGCCGGCGATATCTGCGCAGATGCCCGCGTTCGAAGCGCTCGAGACGCTCGACTCGCGCCATCTCGGTGAGCTGCCGGTCTTCGAGAACGGCACGCTGACCGGCGTCGTCTCGAAAGAGACGATCTTCGCCGCGCTTCATGCGCGAGGCAAAGCGCTGTCGTGA